A window of Microcystis aeruginosa FD4 contains these coding sequences:
- a CDS encoding DUF3153 domain-containing protein, producing MNQPTTEKIGKNRFILPFLCGLFLFLTGCVRYDVGINFPHQHHGEIIQHITLGQRLTSLSQTEATKWLNSIEQRAKLLKGKTAHISEREIIVTIPFSNSQELEEKFNQFFDPSSSFKIKNSADTDDLKLLQLDSKLAVTERDWFFLSQKNLKLTVDLRALGVLSEQGNIIVSPGSLVAIDFALKTPLAGQNIEDDSGLNPPVEQVDEQLIWHLKPGEINTIAAAFWVPNYLGIGTIVIVLITGFAYYLKYKRLPGVSPST from the coding sequence ATGAATCAACCAACCACCGAAAAAATCGGGAAAAACCGCTTTATTCTGCCCTTTTTATGCGGTCTTTTTCTCTTTTTAACTGGCTGTGTCCGTTACGATGTGGGCATTAATTTTCCCCACCAACACCACGGGGAAATTATTCAACATATCACCCTCGGACAACGTTTAACCAGTCTCAGTCAAACCGAAGCCACTAAATGGTTAAATAGTATCGAACAGAGGGCAAAATTACTTAAGGGTAAAACCGCTCATATTTCCGAACGAGAAATAATTGTCACTATTCCCTTTAGTAATAGTCAGGAATTAGAGGAAAAATTCAATCAATTTTTTGATCCTAGTTCTTCCTTTAAAATCAAAAATTCCGCTGATACCGATGATCTCAAGTTACTACAACTGGATTCAAAACTGGCAGTTACAGAACGAGATTGGTTCTTTTTGAGCCAGAAAAACTTAAAGTTAACCGTTGATCTGCGGGCTTTAGGTGTACTTTCTGAACAGGGAAATATTATCGTTAGCCCCGGTTCTTTAGTCGCTATCGACTTCGCTTTAAAGACTCCCTTAGCTGGTCAAAATATTGAAGATGACTCAGGATTAAATCCCCCGGTAGAACAAGTTGATGAGCAGTTAATTTGGCATTTAAAACCAGGAGAAATTAACACCATTGCGGCAGCTTTTTGGGTTCCTAACTATTTAGGTATCGGCACAATAGTTATTGTTTTAATAACAGGTTTTGCCTATTACTTGAAATATAAACGCTTGCCCGGTGTATCCCCATCGACTTAA
- a CDS encoding MgPME-cyclase complex family protein: MTTYYYLVASQKFLEEEAIEKEVLKERIRNYQEKGQEIDFWLIANPAFLDTPAFADIKKKTPQPAAAIVSLNQQFITWLKLRLEYVITGQFEAPSDSIPEPLK, from the coding sequence ATGACAACTTATTATTATTTGGTAGCCAGTCAAAAGTTTTTAGAAGAAGAAGCGATCGAAAAGGAAGTTTTGAAGGAAAGAATCAGGAATTATCAAGAAAAAGGTCAAGAAATTGATTTTTGGTTAATTGCCAATCCAGCTTTTTTAGATACTCCCGCTTTTGCCGATATCAAAAAGAAAACTCCCCAACCAGCAGCGGCGATTGTTTCGCTCAACCAACAGTTTATTACTTGGCTAAAATTGCGTCTAGAATACGTTATTACCGGACAGTTTGAAGCTCCTTCCGATAGTATTCCCGAACCGTTAAAATAG
- a CDS encoding pyridoxine 5'-phosphate synthase, whose product MLTLGVNIDHVATIRQARQTVEPDPVAAAVMAEIGGADGITVHLREDRRHIQDRDVRLLRQTVRTHLNLEMAPTEEMIAIALDIRPDYVTLVPEKREEVTTEGGIDMLGNFDRFCRVVERLQSANIPVSWFIDADFAQIQAAANTGAKFIELHTGQYAEAQQESDCQAELTILKEGCEYASSLGLRVNAGHGLTYWNVYAVACLPNMEELNIGHTIISRAVLVGLERAVREMKLAMRGQL is encoded by the coding sequence TTGCTGACTTTGGGTGTCAATATCGACCATGTGGCCACAATTCGCCAAGCGCGTCAGACCGTGGAACCGGATCCCGTGGCGGCGGCAGTTATGGCTGAAATCGGCGGTGCTGATGGCATTACCGTTCACTTGCGCGAGGATCGTCGTCATATCCAAGATCGCGATGTGCGGCTCCTCCGGCAAACGGTGCGGACTCATCTGAATCTGGAAATGGCCCCAACGGAGGAAATGATCGCCATTGCTCTCGATATTAGACCCGATTATGTCACCCTTGTCCCCGAAAAACGCGAGGAAGTGACCACGGAAGGGGGGATCGATATGCTGGGCAATTTTGACCGTTTTTGTCGGGTTGTCGAGCGCCTGCAATCGGCTAATATCCCCGTTAGTTGGTTTATTGATGCCGATTTTGCCCAAATTCAAGCGGCAGCTAATACGGGGGCGAAATTTATTGAACTCCATACCGGTCAATACGCCGAAGCACAACAGGAGAGCGATTGTCAAGCAGAATTAACAATTCTTAAAGAAGGTTGTGAATACGCTTCCTCTCTCGGTTTGCGGGTGAATGCTGGTCACGGTTTGACCTATTGGAATGTTTATGCCGTCGCCTGTTTGCCCAATATGGAAGAATTGAACATTGGTCACACAATTATCAGTCGTGCGGTTTTGGTCGGGTTAGAACGGGCTGTTAGGGAAATGAAATTGGCTATGCGTGGGCAATTGTAG
- a CDS encoding DUF655 domain-containing protein yields the protein MWTKMAIDKLRLKKIRPMKQLGFLLGTVFLLGGCHSLNAIQNRPQPLPQDQYMQVYFNYNQSQGSNYTDPYRQINRPGDNLEQVIIDNINSAKSSIDLAVQELRLPAIAQALVARQQQGIKVRVILENIYNQPINSLAKNQEQLSEREQERYQNLFDLVDLNRDGKLSTEEIAQRDAITILKKAGIPLIDDSADRSKGSGLMHHKFMVIDHHTTLISSANYTLSDIHGDFSNPKTVGNANHLLVITNPPLARVFQREFNLMWGREDQPKFGLDKPHRKPQKITIGNSSLMVKFSPDSITYPWVITSNGLIGETLNKAEKSVNLALFVLTEQPLVNILAQRHQKGIEIKALIDPSFAFRYYSEGLDLLGVALSNKCRYEPDNQPWQNPINTLGVPALAAGDKLHHKFGLIDDKIVITGSHNWSAAANHQNDEALVIIDNPTVAAHFDREFQYLYRTAKLGLPETIKNRIEQDRKNCPQSVTIKSDRLINLNTATKEELDTLPGISGKLAEKIIAARQEKPFTSLEDLDRVSGIGKGKINKIKGKVSW from the coding sequence ATGTGGACAAAAATGGCAATAGATAAATTGAGATTAAAAAAAATTCGGCCTATGAAACAGTTAGGATTTTTGTTAGGGACAGTTTTTCTTTTGGGGGGTTGTCATTCTCTGAATGCTATCCAAAATCGTCCCCAACCCTTGCCCCAAGATCAATATATGCAAGTCTATTTTAATTATAATCAGTCCCAGGGTTCAAATTATACCGATCCCTATCGCCAAATTAATCGCCCAGGGGATAATTTAGAACAGGTTATTATTGATAATATCAACTCGGCAAAAAGTTCGATCGATCTAGCGGTGCAAGAGTTACGTTTACCCGCCATCGCTCAAGCTTTAGTTGCTCGTCAGCAACAGGGAATTAAAGTTAGGGTTATTCTCGAAAATATTTACAATCAACCTATTAATAGTTTAGCCAAAAACCAAGAACAATTAAGCGAACGAGAACAGGAACGCTATCAAAATCTTTTTGATTTAGTTGATCTAAATCGAGATGGTAAATTAAGTACAGAAGAAATCGCCCAAAGAGATGCAATTACTATCCTCAAAAAAGCTGGTATTCCCCTAATTGATGATAGTGCAGATCGCTCAAAAGGTAGCGGTTTAATGCACCATAAATTCATGGTTATTGATCATCACACTACTTTAATCAGTTCAGCTAACTATACCTTAAGTGATATTCATGGAGACTTTTCTAATCCCAAAACTGTCGGGAATGCCAATCACTTATTAGTAATTACTAATCCCCCACTAGCTAGAGTTTTTCAAAGAGAATTTAATCTGATGTGGGGAAGGGAAGATCAACCTAAATTTGGCTTAGATAAACCCCACAGAAAACCGCAAAAAATTACTATCGGTAATAGTAGTCTAATGGTAAAATTTTCCCCCGATTCTATCACTTATCCCTGGGTAATTACTAGCAATGGTCTGATCGGTGAAACTTTAAATAAAGCTGAAAAATCCGTGAATTTAGCCCTGTTTGTCTTGACGGAACAGCCTCTAGTTAATATTCTCGCCCAACGACATCAAAAAGGGATAGAAATTAAAGCGTTAATTGATCCTAGTTTTGCTTTCCGATACTATAGCGAAGGATTAGATTTATTAGGAGTTGCTCTCAGTAATAAATGTCGTTATGAACCAGATAATCAGCCTTGGCAAAACCCAATTAATACCCTAGGAGTTCCCGCTCTAGCGGCGGGAGATAAATTACACCATAAATTCGGTTTAATCGATGATAAAATTGTGATTACTGGTTCTCATAATTGGTCAGCAGCTGCTAACCATCAAAACGATGAAGCTTTAGTTATTATCGATAATCCCACCGTTGCCGCTCATTTCGATCGAGAATTTCAATATCTTTACCGTACCGCTAAATTAGGACTGCCGGAAACTATTAAAAATCGGATCGAACAGGATAGAAAAAACTGCCCCCAATCTGTAACAATTAAAAGCGATCGCTTAATTAATTTAAACACTGCCACAAAAGAAGAATTAGATACTTTACCCGGTATCAGTGGCAAATTAGCCGAAAAAATTATCGCAGCCCGGCAAGAAAAACCCTTTACTTCCCTAGAAGATTTGGATAGAGTATCGGGAATCGGTAAGGGAAAAATTAACAAGATCAAAGGCAAAGTTAGCTGGTGA
- a CDS encoding YbaB/EbfC family nucleoid-associated protein, with product MAQGQGFGFGLGKIKELQEAFQKAQQVQQGAKVLQEELETMEIPGQSENGLVTVYLSGNQEPLGIEIDPSLLSQDLEIVAGSILEAMKAAYSASTETMRSKMEELTMGLNISSM from the coding sequence ATGGCACAAGGACAAGGATTCGGATTCGGTCTCGGTAAGATTAAAGAACTACAAGAAGCTTTCCAAAAAGCGCAACAGGTGCAACAAGGGGCTAAAGTTCTGCAAGAAGAACTGGAAACTATGGAAATTCCAGGCCAGAGTGAAAATGGCTTGGTGACAGTCTATCTCAGTGGCAACCAAGAACCCCTGGGTATTGAAATCGACCCTTCTCTTCTCTCCCAAGATCTGGAGATTGTGGCTGGGTCTATTCTAGAAGCCATGAAGGCCGCCTATAGTGCCTCCACGGAAACCATGCGCAGCAAAATGGAAGAACTGACCATGGGTTTAAATATCTCCAGTATGTAA
- the fbp gene encoding class 1 fructose-bisphosphatase: MVSNIPFSIPEHSLDRDCTTLSRHVLQQLQSFSPDAQDLSAIMSRIALAGKLIARRLSKAGLMADVLGFTGETNVQGESVKKMDVFANEVFISVFKQSGLVCRLASEEMDKPYYIPENCPIGRYTLLYDPIDGSSNVDINLNVGSIFAIRQQEDNDLDGEARDLLQNGRQQIAAGYILYGPSTILVYSIGRGVHAFVLDPSLGEFILAQENIIIPDHGPIYSTNEGNFWQWDEAIRDYTRYVHRHDGYTARYSGALVGDIHRILMQGGVFLYPGTVKNPQGKLRLIYETAPLAFLIEQAGGKASDGVTNLLDIVPDKLHTRTPLVIGSVEDVKLVESFIADRRHRDQL, from the coding sequence ATGGTTAGCAATATTCCCTTTTCTATCCCCGAACATAGCCTCGATCGAGATTGTACCACCCTCTCCCGTCACGTCCTGCAACAATTACAAAGCTTTTCCCCCGACGCGCAGGATTTAAGCGCAATTATGAGTCGAATTGCCCTAGCGGGGAAATTAATTGCCCGTCGTCTTAGTAAAGCGGGATTAATGGCGGATGTGCTAGGTTTTACGGGAGAAACCAACGTCCAAGGAGAATCAGTCAAGAAAATGGACGTTTTTGCCAATGAAGTATTTATCTCGGTTTTTAAGCAAAGTGGTTTAGTTTGCCGTCTTGCTTCCGAGGAAATGGATAAACCCTATTATATTCCAGAAAACTGCCCTATTGGTCGCTATACCCTACTCTACGACCCGATCGATGGTTCTTCCAATGTGGATATTAATCTTAATGTCGGTTCGATTTTTGCCATCCGGCAACAGGAAGACAATGATTTAGACGGAGAGGCCCGGGATTTACTGCAAAATGGTCGTCAACAAATCGCCGCCGGTTATATTCTCTACGGACCTTCGACTATTTTAGTTTATTCGATCGGTCGCGGTGTTCATGCCTTTGTCCTTGACCCCAGTTTAGGGGAATTTATCCTCGCCCAAGAGAATATTATTATCCCTGATCACGGTCCGATTTATAGTACCAATGAGGGCAATTTTTGGCAGTGGGATGAGGCAATTCGTGACTATACCCGTTATGTCCACCGTCATGATGGTTACACGGCCCGTTACAGTGGGGCATTAGTGGGAGATATCCATCGAATTTTAATGCAGGGTGGAGTTTTTCTCTATCCGGGTACTGTTAAAAATCCCCAGGGAAAATTGCGCTTAATTTATGAAACTGCCCCCCTTGCTTTTTTAATTGAACAGGCAGGAGGTAAAGCTAGTGATGGGGTGACAAATCTTTTAGATATCGTTCCCGATAAATTACACACCCGCACACCTTTAGTGATCGGTAGTGTCGAAGATGTTAAATTGGTGGAGTCTTTTATCGCCGATCGCCGTCATCGCGATCAACTTTAA
- a CDS encoding RNA-guided endonuclease InsQ/TnpB family protein, whose product MEKAYSFRFYPTPEQESLLRRTLGCVRLVYNKALHERTQAWYERQERVGYAQTSSMLTDWKKQEELDFLNEVSCVPLQQGLRHLQTAFTNFFAGRTKYPNFKKKHQGGSAEFSKSAFKFKDKQIYLAKCTEPLPIRWSRQIPEACEPSTVTVRLHPSGRWHISIRFDDPRIKPLPVTDKAIGIDLGISSLVITSDGDKVSNPKHFKKHYQRLRKAQKSLSRKQKGSKNREKARIKVARIHAQITDSRKDHLHKLTTQLVRENQTIVVENLAVKNMVKNPKLSQAISDVSWGEITRQLAYKCRWYGRNYIEVDRWFPSSKRCSNCGYIAEKMPLNVREWDCPDCGTHHDRDINASKNILAAGLAVSVCRATIRPEQSKSVKAGAEPRKGKKQKPKS is encoded by the coding sequence ATGGAAAAAGCCTACTCGTTTCGATTTTACCCCACACCCGAACAAGAGTCGCTATTGCGGCGCACTTTGGGCTGTGTAAGATTAGTTTACAATAAAGCTCTCCACGAACGAACACAAGCATGGTACGAAAGACAAGAAAGAGTAGGATATGCTCAAACTTCTTCAATGCTAACCGATTGGAAAAAACAAGAAGAATTAGACTTTCTCAATGAAGTAAGCTGTGTACCTTTGCAACAAGGGTTAAGACATTTACAAACAGCTTTTACTAACTTCTTTGCTGGTCGTACTAAGTATCCTAACTTTAAGAAAAAACATCAAGGAGGAAGTGCCGAATTTAGCAAATCTGCTTTTAAGTTCAAAGACAAACAAATCTATTTAGCCAAATGCACAGAACCTTTACCTATTCGATGGTCAAGACAAATACCAGAAGCTTGTGAACCAAGCACAGTAACAGTCAGATTACATCCCTCAGGACGCTGGCATATCTCAATTAGATTTGATGACCCAAGGATTAAGCCATTACCAGTAACAGATAAAGCCATCGGAATTGACTTAGGAATTAGTAGCCTCGTGATTACCAGCGACGGCGATAAAGTATCTAATCCTAAGCATTTTAAAAAGCATTATCAGAGACTGCGAAAGGCCCAAAAAAGCCTTTCTAGAAAACAGAAAGGCTCAAAGAATCGAGAAAAGGCGAGAATCAAAGTAGCTAGGATTCACGCTCAAATTACTGATAGTAGAAAAGACCATTTACATAAGCTAACCACTCAATTAGTTCGTGAAAACCAAACGATTGTGGTTGAGAATTTAGCCGTCAAGAATATGGTCAAAAACCCGAAATTATCTCAGGCAATATCTGACGTTAGTTGGGGAGAAATAACTCGACAATTAGCCTATAAATGCCGTTGGTATGGGAGAAATTACATCGAAGTAGATAGATGGTTTCCCAGTTCTAAGCGGTGTAGTAATTGTGGGTATATTGCTGAGAAGATGCCGTTAAATGTTCGAGAGTGGGATTGTCCAGACTGTGGGACGCACCATGACCGAGATATTAACGCTAGTAAAAACATTTTGGCCGCAGGACTTGCGGTGTCAGTCTGTAGAGCGACCATAAGACCAGAACAGAGTAAATCTGTTAAGGCAGGTGCGGAACCCCGCAAGGGAAAGAAGCAGAAACCTAAATCGTGA
- a CDS encoding ribonuclease R family protein, which produces MDFSIATLLSHLSDDKLATGKILEKKLGCEDDPESCEKLQVILDALERLGMVVKERGRYRRVIEENVVEAKLRCSSKEFCFAIQDSEDADDIYVSKNHLSNAWNGDRVLVKIIREGTRRRSPEGEVRLILERANPSLLAQVKQENEQFVAVPLDDRLKFTLNLLENGQNLQENIDYLVHVSVLRYPLGEMPPIGKVTRILGSTAEAAADTDIVSCKHDLPHNFPPEALEIADNLADFFDSGEKEQLRDLTPLFTFTIEDDNPLDYPPIIENAFSLEKINQNRWRVAIHISDVVRYIERGGLLDKVAKKRGTAVYLGEKVLPLVPAAVTSRCSLSPQEQRPAISILVTLDDKGELVEYEITRSLIQVDQHFTYQQVRDLLSEEDSEAAPTDTVETLKDLFFSVCPTLKSQRLQRGSFDIQLDKISPYKDEGRGGTVLASNNLPARSLLTEVAILAGKVVAEHLQALHLPCIYCGQSEPDWDELEDLLKLANNLGAELNLTAEEEIKPNDYQNLTRIFSASTSVKVLNYLLQETLKLVRYSSHPLPHFGLAYPGNYTHCLSPLQRYADLWVQRVLKILLTEGKDRRSKIVKVGVNLGSNSCHGQINWNILPSQIQEELEEESHLIVSHLNDRSKIAEDAEKDLEGLKKAEKMKERMGQVFRGLITGVQSYGFFVEISDLLVEGLVHVSSLKDDWYEYRARHSCLVGRKNRVAYRLGDEVEVEVKDVDYYRQQIDLVTVSGGSSASYDDLEED; this is translated from the coding sequence ATGGACTTCTCGATCGCCACACTCCTCTCTCATCTTAGTGATGATAAATTAGCTACGGGTAAAATTCTCGAAAAAAAACTGGGCTGCGAAGACGATCCCGAAAGCTGCGAAAAATTGCAAGTGATTCTCGATGCTTTAGAACGTCTGGGAATGGTTGTCAAAGAACGCGGGCGCTATCGTCGTGTGATCGAGGAAAATGTCGTAGAAGCAAAGCTGCGCTGTTCCAGTAAAGAATTTTGCTTTGCTATCCAAGATAGCGAAGATGCTGATGACATCTACGTCTCGAAAAATCATCTCAGTAACGCTTGGAATGGCGATCGAGTTTTAGTCAAAATCATCCGCGAGGGAACCCGTCGTCGTTCCCCAGAGGGAGAGGTGAGATTAATTCTCGAACGAGCTAACCCTTCGCTTCTAGCGCAAGTAAAACAGGAAAATGAGCAGTTTGTGGCGGTTCCCCTCGATGATCGCCTGAAATTTACGCTTAATCTCCTCGAAAATGGTCAAAATCTCCAAGAAAATATCGATTACCTCGTTCATGTTTCCGTCCTCCGTTATCCCCTAGGGGAAATGCCTCCCATCGGTAAAGTTACTCGCATTCTCGGTTCCACGGCCGAGGCCGCTGCCGACACGGATATCGTCTCCTGTAAACACGATCTACCCCATAATTTTCCGCCGGAAGCCCTCGAAATTGCTGATAATTTAGCGGATTTCTTCGATAGTGGCGAAAAAGAACAACTGCGAGATTTAACCCCACTCTTCACCTTTACCATCGAAGATGACAACCCCCTGGATTATCCCCCAATCATTGAAAATGCCTTTTCTTTAGAGAAAATCAACCAAAATCGCTGGCGAGTCGCCATTCATATCAGCGATGTAGTCCGTTACATTGAACGGGGGGGATTATTGGATAAAGTCGCCAAAAAACGGGGAACAGCCGTCTATTTAGGCGAAAAAGTGCTGCCATTAGTCCCGGCTGCCGTTACCAGTCGTTGTTCCCTGTCACCGCAAGAACAGCGCCCCGCTATTTCGATCCTCGTCACCCTCGATGACAAGGGGGAGCTAGTGGAGTACGAAATCACCCGCAGCCTCATCCAAGTGGATCAACATTTTACCTATCAACAGGTGCGCGATCTGCTCAGTGAAGAAGATAGCGAAGCTGCCCCCACCGATACCGTTGAAACCCTGAAAGATTTATTTTTTAGCGTTTGCCCCACCCTAAAATCCCAACGTCTGCAGCGGGGTAGTTTTGATATTCAATTAGACAAAATCTCTCCCTACAAAGACGAAGGACGGGGGGGGACTGTTCTCGCTTCTAATAATTTACCGGCCCGTTCTTTACTGACAGAAGTGGCAATTTTAGCCGGCAAAGTCGTCGCTGAACATTTGCAAGCTTTACACTTACCCTGTATCTACTGTGGACAATCGGAACCGGATTGGGATGAATTGGAGGATTTACTCAAATTAGCCAATAATTTAGGGGCAGAATTAAATTTAACTGCCGAGGAGGAGATTAAACCCAATGACTATCAAAATCTCACCCGCATTTTTTCCGCTTCCACATCGGTGAAAGTCCTCAATTATCTCCTGCAAGAAACTCTCAAATTGGTTAGATATAGCAGCCATCCTTTACCCCATTTTGGTTTGGCCTATCCTGGCAATTATACCCACTGTCTATCACCTCTGCAAAGATATGCCGATCTTTGGGTACAACGGGTGTTAAAAATCCTATTAACAGAGGGGAAAGATCGCCGCAGCAAAATCGTCAAAGTCGGGGTTAATTTGGGCAGTAATAGCTGTCATGGACAGATTAATTGGAATATTCTACCAAGTCAAATTCAGGAGGAGTTAGAAGAAGAAAGCCACCTAATTGTTTCCCATCTCAATGATCGCTCAAAAATTGCTGAAGATGCGGAAAAAGACCTAGAAGGATTGAAAAAAGCCGAGAAAATGAAAGAAAGAATGGGTCAAGTTTTTCGCGGCTTAATTACCGGTGTACAATCCTATGGTTTCTTCGTGGAAATTTCCGATTTATTAGTGGAAGGGTTGGTTCATGTTTCTTCTCTCAAGGATGATTGGTACGAATATCGCGCCCGTCATAGCTGTTTGGTAGGACGGAAAAATCGCGTTGCCTATCGTCTCGGTGATGAGGTAGAAGTGGAAGTAAAAGATGTAGACTATTATCGTCAGCAAATCGATCTAGTTACGGTTAGCGGTGGCAGTTCAGCAAGTTATGACGACTTAGAAGAAGATTAA
- a CDS encoding META domain-containing protein, translating to MNAKKTGIFLTIALSCALAGQAAIANSSPLEGTRWKLRGWTAGSLVKETEITAAFQKNILSGSAGCNQYNTGYQVNNDTLKVNQAIATTKKACPEPQMKQENQYLAALQGVEQFQVTAKGDLQLFYRTPEGLGILTFTPAPTTTRTEKTIYINSRKQPCSQGTTKDCLQMREKPEENWRLFANTIEGFDYKPGFLYQIKVSIETVSNPATNQNLETWKLLEVISQTPEKETPRSWFDRPLTNWNKAKSPIPKSPVKTVIDNQCREQVRPAITANDQALNKAGWLLYGAVQTYGKTSVISAMSGVDGMCRPMGYQDFVFVDGKFAGTLSPRPMDSRTDGASQRIVLQNSDRIIVVFNRYKDTDPLCCPSQLSRVIYQIETVNGLPVVVPKEAETEAVRN from the coding sequence TTGAACGCCAAAAAAACGGGAATTTTCTTGACAATTGCCCTAAGTTGTGCTTTAGCGGGGCAAGCGGCGATCGCTAATAGTTCCCCTTTGGAGGGGACTCGATGGAAACTAAGGGGATGGACAGCCGGAAGTTTGGTCAAAGAAACGGAAATTACTGCCGCTTTCCAGAAAAATATCCTCAGTGGTTCGGCCGGATGCAACCAGTATAATACCGGCTATCAAGTCAATAATGACACGCTCAAGGTTAACCAAGCGATCGCTACTACCAAAAAAGCTTGTCCGGAACCGCAGATGAAACAAGAAAATCAATATCTCGCTGCCCTGCAAGGAGTGGAACAATTCCAAGTGACAGCTAAAGGCGATTTACAATTATTTTATCGTACTCCCGAAGGTTTAGGAATCCTCACTTTTACCCCCGCACCGACCACCACGCGCACGGAAAAGACAATTTATATCAATTCTAGGAAACAACCCTGTAGCCAAGGCACAACCAAAGACTGTTTACAGATGCGAGAAAAACCAGAGGAAAACTGGCGATTGTTCGCTAATACTATCGAGGGATTTGATTATAAACCTGGATTTTTATATCAAATTAAAGTTAGCATTGAAACCGTATCCAATCCAGCTACTAATCAAAATTTGGAAACATGGAAGCTATTAGAAGTTATTAGCCAAACCCCAGAAAAAGAGACTCCGCGATCTTGGTTTGATCGACCGTTAACTAATTGGAATAAAGCCAAGTCTCCTATACCCAAATCTCCCGTTAAAACCGTGATCGATAACCAGTGTCGTGAACAGGTTCGTCCGGCAATTACTGCCAATGATCAAGCTCTTAATAAAGCAGGATGGTTACTGTACGGGGCCGTGCAAACCTATGGGAAAACTAGCGTTATTTCGGCCATGAGTGGAGTGGATGGAATGTGCCGACCGATGGGTTATCAAGACTTTGTTTTTGTCGATGGTAAATTCGCTGGCACTCTTTCCCCGCGACCGATGGATTCCCGCACTGATGGTGCATCTCAGAGAATTGTTTTACAAAATAGCGATCGAATTATTGTGGTTTTTAATCGCTATAAAGACACGGATCCTCTCTGTTGTCCTTCCCAATTAAGTCGCGTTATCTATCAAATCGAAACAGTCAACGGATTGCCAGTTGTTGTTCCCAAAGAAGCGGAAACAGAAGCAGTAAGAAACTAA